The Fusarium oxysporum Fo47 chromosome II, complete sequence genome includes a region encoding these proteins:
- a CDS encoding uncharacterized protein (domain of unknown function-domain containing protein): MLVLEEQRYIHEDLERLEQGIADRIRDEPRHIRDRLNRDHEISQLLDQIQVQSKNLLDIYKDENGVRSQEIQQIGTGDPFAEFYKQLKGVREHHERYPYEQAENSEQRYQIKRSDGEPLPSIVDTLFSGEEAYGRFFDLNICHEAYLNLPNVRRLTYLQYLENFDNFAPGHGGVTRANKLTDQYFKYVGQLAEYLESFMRRTRPLENVDKVLASFDQEFETAWDKDEIRGWEKGSHSTNATAKETSTAEAVWCEDCQKEFKNENVYKNHLTGRKHIKAAEQRKQRQEQDSPANGANGTVSATRLKERAVAEREYRVKRLASAMSTERSDTRVNVERKQGMTERERAQELENLFNAEDTPQEAHDDGEGEDEDGEERIYNPLKLPLAWDGKPIPFWLYRLHGLGVEFPCEICGNFVYMGRRAFDKHFNEARHIYGLKCLGITNTTLFRDITRIEEALQLWEKIQKEKKRTKVDEGSVVQMEDGEGNVMPEKVYLDLQKQGLL; encoded by the exons ATGCTCGTTCTCGAAGAGCAGCGCTATATCCATGAGGATCTAGAGCGTCTGGAACAAGGTATCGCTGATCGCATTCGCGATGAGCCCAGACAT ATCCGTGATCGCCTCAACAGAGACCATGAGATTTCTCAATTATTAGACCAGATCCAGGTTCAATCAAAAAACCTCCTCGACATCTACAAAGACGAAAATGGTGTCCGATCGCAAGAGATTCAGCAGATCGGTACAGGAGACCCATTCGCGGAGTTCTACAAGCAGCTCAAAGGTGTTCGTGAACACCACGAGAGATATCCCTACGAGCAAGCAGAAAACTCGGAGCAGCGATATCAGATCAAGAGATCAGATGGAGAGCCGCTACCATCTATTGTCGACACGCTATTCTCTGGAGAGGAAGCTTATGGACGATTTTTTGATCTTAACATCTGCCACGAGGCCTACCTCAATCTTCCCAACGTTCGACGACTGACATATCTGCAATACCTCGAGAACTTCGACAACTTTGCCCCAGGACATGGCGGAGTCACGCGAGCGAACAAATTGACAGATCAGTACTTCAAGTACGTTGGACAACTAGCAGAGTACCTCGAGAGCTTCATGCGACGTACACGACCGCTGGAAAACGTGGACAAGGTGCTTGCATCCTTCGATCAAGAGTTTGAGACGGCATGGGACAAGGATGAGATTCGGGGCTGGGAGAAGGGCTCACATTCAACCAACGCCACTGCAAAGGAGACCAGCACAGCAGAAGCTGTATGGTGCGAGGACTGTCAAAAGGAGTTCAAGAACGAAAATGTCTACAAGAACCATCTCACAGGGCGAAAACACATCAAGGCTGCCGAGCAGCGAAAACAACGACAGGAGCAAGACTCGCCAGCCAACGGCGCAAACGGAACCGTCTCAGCGACACGACTAAAAGAGCGCGCCGTCGCAGAGCGAGAGTACAGAGTCAAGCGCCTAGCCAGCGCCATGAGCACCGAGCGAAGCGACACCAGAGTCAACGTCGAGCGCAAGCAAGGCATGACAGAACGCGAGCGCGCCCAAGAACTCGAGAACCTCTTCAACGCCGAGGACACACcccaagaagctcatgacGACGGCGAgggcgaagatgaagacggcGAAGAGCGAATCTACAACCCCCTCAAACTACCCCTCGCATGGGACGGCAAGCCAATTCCCTTCTGGCTGTACCGTCTTCACGGTCTGGGTGTCGAATTCCCCTGCGAGATCTGCGGAAACTTTGTCTACATGGGTCGACGAGCCTTCGACAAGCACTTTAATGAAGCGCGACATATTTATGGTCTAAAGTGTCTGGGCATCACCAATACGACGTTGTTCCGCGATATTACCCGTATTGAGGAGGCGCTGCAGCTGTGGGAGAAGAttcagaaggagaagaagcgcacaaaggttgatgagggaaGTGTAGTCCAGATGGAGGATGGGGAGGGCAATGTCATGCCGGAGAAGGTGTACTTGGATTTGCAGAAGCAGGG